The following proteins come from a genomic window of Chlamydiales bacterium:
- a CDS encoding amino acid carrier protein, which translates to MLDSIFNFLKELDEIFWGYFAFFLIIFLGCIFIFRGGGTLIRSLPETLKIFFSFLKRGSPANRGIHPLKAFFASTGGMIGIGNVVGIATAVQMGGPGALVWVWIAGIIGAIVKYCEIYLGFKYRQPNKEGSYNGGPMYFLKKAFKNRWIPLVVALLLCIYAIEIYQFSVITDSVSINWHFNRYAVIMILLLFVLYASIGGVSRIGQICSWVMPFFIFIYIAMGFWVILQEFRSIPLILLDVFKSAFVGHAAVGGFAGSTIILTIQHGIARAAYSADIGVGYDSIIQSESATLEPEKQARLAILGVCLDNLICTFSILVVLVSGVWKSLTPLEGSQLIQTALESYFPYMHLFIPFFFIITGFTTITTYFVVGIKCASYLAPRFGKYVYIVYGITALILFSLIPQNQALLVMSVSGSILLVINLLGIFRLRKEIVFEKINHPVEKAA; encoded by the coding sequence ATGTTAGATAGTATTTTTAATTTTCTAAAAGAATTAGATGAGATTTTTTGGGGGTATTTTGCCTTTTTTCTCATTATTTTTCTTGGGTGTATTTTCATTTTTCGTGGAGGAGGAACTCTTATCCGTTCTCTACCTGAAACATTGAAGATTTTTTTTTCTTTTTTAAAAAGAGGCTCTCCAGCTAACCGAGGAATCCATCCATTAAAAGCATTTTTTGCATCAACTGGAGGGATGATTGGGATTGGAAATGTTGTAGGAATTGCCACTGCAGTCCAAATGGGAGGTCCAGGAGCACTTGTATGGGTTTGGATCGCGGGAATCATTGGAGCAATTGTCAAATACTGTGAGATCTATTTAGGATTTAAATATCGTCAGCCCAATAAAGAAGGAAGTTATAATGGAGGGCCGATGTACTTTCTTAAGAAAGCATTTAAAAATAGATGGATTCCCTTGGTGGTAGCGCTCCTTTTATGTATTTATGCAATAGAGATTTATCAATTTTCGGTGATCACAGATAGTGTCTCTATAAACTGGCATTTTAATCGCTACGCAGTAATTATGATTCTTTTGCTTTTTGTCCTTTATGCTTCCATTGGAGGGGTGTCTCGTATTGGGCAGATTTGTTCTTGGGTCATGCCGTTTTTTATCTTCATTTATATTGCCATGGGTTTTTGGGTCATTCTACAGGAATTTCGATCTATTCCTTTGATTTTACTCGATGTATTTAAATCTGCTTTTGTTGGTCATGCAGCTGTGGGTGGATTCGCAGGGAGCACAATTATTTTAACTATTCAGCATGGGATTGCTCGTGCCGCCTACTCAGCAGATATTGGAGTAGGCTATGATTCAATTATTCAAAGTGAATCAGCAACTCTGGAACCTGAAAAACAAGCACGTTTGGCGATTCTTGGGGTTTGTCTTGATAATCTAATCTGTACATTTAGTATTTTAGTTGTTTTAGTCTCAGGAGTTTGGAAGAGTTTAACTCCTTTAGAAGGATCGCAGTTAATTCAAACTGCATTGGAATCTTATTTTCCTTATATGCATCTTTTTATTCCATTTTTCTTTATTATTACGGGATTTACCACGATTACTACCTATTTTGTGGTTGGAATTAAGTGTGCGAGTTATTTAGCTCCTCGTTTTGGAAAGTATGTCTATATTGTTTATGGGATCACTGCTCTGATTCTTTTTTCTCTTATCCCTCAAAATCAAGCACTTCTAGTGATGTCTGTTTCAGGTTCTATATTATTGGTGATCAATCTTTTGGGTATTTTTCGTCTTAGAAAAGAAATCGTATTTGAAAAGATAAACCATCCGGTCGAAAAAGCAGCTTAA
- a CDS encoding deoxyribodipyrimidine photo-lyase — protein MTKTLSLLWFRQDLRLSDNPAVAKAADLGSVLAIYILDDCAPNLFKIGSASKIWLYYSLEKLNRSLGGSLNIYNGAADKIISELTASYPIHHIFYNQCYEPWHLKQESLVKSLCKKRSIDCQSFNGNYLWDPDQILKNDGSYYRVFHAYKNKSHQSLPRLSIEKTMKIDPIKDLKNALSIADLPLLPRGKRWYEKIVCAWQIGEVAAHNKLSNFIKTSLAGYKHGRDYPCKNQTSLLSPHLHFGEISPSQIWKAIHDVDVYDEDRAHFSSELIWREFSCYLLYHVKSLHKENFNAKFNRFPWQDHEKYFHAWKTGQTGYPIVDAGIRQLWQTGYMHNRVRMIVASFLVKNLMIHWHKGRDWFWDCLVDADLANNSASWQWVAGCGVDAAPYFRIFNPMTQGKKFDKYGTYTRQFVPELANLPDKYLFAPWTTPKSILNSAKIILGKSYPNPIVDLNTSRNRALRAYKKLTK, from the coding sequence ATGACCAAGACACTTTCTCTTCTTTGGTTTAGACAAGATTTAAGATTATCTGATAACCCCGCGGTAGCGAAGGCTGCCGATTTAGGTAGTGTATTAGCCATCTACATCCTAGATGACTGTGCGCCCAATCTATTTAAAATAGGTAGTGCAAGCAAAATATGGCTCTACTATTCACTTGAGAAACTCAATCGATCTTTAGGTGGCTCTCTTAATATCTATAATGGAGCAGCAGATAAGATCATCAGTGAATTGACTGCATCCTATCCTATTCATCATATTTTTTATAATCAATGTTATGAGCCTTGGCACTTAAAACAAGAAAGCTTGGTAAAATCTCTCTGTAAAAAGAGATCTATAGACTGCCAGTCTTTCAATGGAAATTACTTATGGGACCCCGACCAAATATTAAAAAATGATGGAAGTTATTATAGAGTATTTCATGCATATAAAAACAAATCTCATCAATCATTACCTCGTCTCTCCATAGAAAAAACCATGAAAATTGATCCGATTAAAGATCTTAAAAATGCTCTATCTATAGCTGACTTACCTTTACTTCCAAGAGGGAAAAGATGGTACGAAAAAATTGTGTGTGCATGGCAAATAGGAGAAGTAGCAGCACACAATAAATTAAGTAATTTTATCAAAACGAGTCTTGCGGGATATAAACATGGTCGTGATTACCCATGTAAAAATCAAACCTCTTTATTATCCCCACATTTGCATTTCGGTGAAATTTCCCCTTCTCAAATTTGGAAGGCTATCCATGATGTGGATGTTTATGATGAGGATAGGGCTCATTTTTCTAGTGAATTAATATGGCGTGAATTTTCATGCTACTTATTGTATCATGTAAAATCCTTACACAAAGAGAATTTTAATGCTAAATTCAACAGATTTCCTTGGCAAGATCATGAAAAATATTTTCATGCATGGAAAACAGGTCAGACAGGCTACCCAATTGTTGATGCAGGGATCCGTCAACTCTGGCAAACAGGATATATGCATAATAGAGTCAGAATGATCGTGGCCTCTTTTTTAGTGAAAAATCTGATGATTCATTGGCATAAGGGTCGTGATTGGTTTTGGGATTGTTTAGTTGATGCTGATCTTGCAAACAATAGTGCTAGTTGGCAATGGGTAGCGGGATGTGGAGTGGATGCGGCTCCTTATTTCAGAATTTTCAATCCTATGACTCAAGGGAAAAAATTTGATAAATATGGAACGTATACCAGACAATTTGTCCCTGAATTAGCAAATCTGCCGGATAAATATTTATTTGCTCCATGGACTACTCCTAAATCTATCTTAAATTCAGCAAAAATCATTTTAGGTAAGAGTTATCCTAATCCTATTGTTGACTTAAACACTTCAAGAAATAGAGCCCTTAGAGCCTATAAAAAATTGACAAAATGA
- a CDS encoding SDR family oxidoreductase, giving the protein MMLIFGHGYVSRFLMEQMHPLNYKVYCTSRQVKQPIRKGNIEILNFFDPILPSIIDSSHLILTTIPPDDAGVDPVLERYSQYLSKTTCKWIGYLSSTSVYGNHHGAWVDEKTQCTPSHRESKWRLFAEKAWLNLYVKYKLPVHIFRLSGIYGPNRNCLEEIKKGKKSTIVKSGQYFSRIHMVDICQAILASIDSPIGGEIFNISDDEPAPLHLVHQFGADILNEPPLKEISFEKAELSKRAQSFFYDNKKVSNQKLKNCLGFECKYPNYRTGLLEGCLPFLKR; this is encoded by the coding sequence ATGATGCTGATTTTTGGTCATGGGTATGTCTCAAGATTCTTAATGGAACAAATGCATCCCCTTAATTACAAGGTCTACTGCACCTCAAGACAAGTAAAGCAGCCAATCAGAAAGGGAAATATCGAAATCTTGAATTTTTTCGATCCCATTTTACCCTCCATTATTGACTCTTCACATCTTATTTTGACGACTATCCCACCAGATGATGCAGGAGTTGATCCAGTCTTAGAAAGATATTCGCAATATCTATCAAAAACAACATGTAAATGGATAGGGTATCTGTCATCGACAAGTGTCTATGGCAATCATCATGGAGCTTGGGTGGATGAAAAGACACAATGTACACCTAGTCATCGAGAGTCTAAATGGCGATTATTTGCGGAAAAGGCGTGGTTAAATTTGTATGTAAAATACAAATTACCAGTTCATATTTTCCGATTGTCAGGGATTTATGGCCCAAATAGAAATTGCTTAGAAGAGATCAAAAAAGGCAAAAAGTCTACCATTGTTAAATCAGGGCAATATTTTTCTAGAATTCATATGGTAGATATTTGCCAAGCTATTCTTGCTTCGATCGACTCTCCTATAGGGGGAGAGATCTTCAATATTAGTGATGATGAACCAGCACCTCTCCACCTTGTCCACCAGTTTGGTGCGGATATTTTAAATGAACCACCTTTAAAAGAAATTTCATTCGAAAAGGCTGAGTTATCAAAGCGAGCACAATCCTTTTTTTATGATAATAAAAAGGTAAGCAATCAAAAATTGAAAAACTGTTTAGGTTTTGAATGTAAATACCCAAATTATCGAACTGGTCTATTAGAGGGGTGTTTGCCATTTCTCAAAAGATGA